A single genomic interval of Shewanella halotolerans harbors:
- a CDS encoding GNAT family N-acetyltransferase, translated as MRWESVAFAELSLERLYELLKLRVDVFVVEQACAYPELDGKDTLAETRHLLGLDEQGRIVAYARILAPGVSYPQASIGRVIVAPSARGAGVAKPLMQEAIAIAKQAWPEQGIQIGAQEYLKGFYQGVGFRTVSEVYLEDGIPHLDMLLDA; from the coding sequence GTGCGTTGGGAGAGTGTGGCGTTTGCCGAGCTGAGCCTTGAGCGGCTCTACGAGCTGTTGAAGTTAAGGGTCGATGTGTTTGTGGTGGAGCAGGCTTGTGCCTATCCCGAGCTGGATGGCAAAGACACCCTGGCCGAGACCCGTCATCTGTTAGGTCTGGATGAGCAGGGACGGATAGTCGCCTATGCGAGGATCTTAGCCCCTGGGGTGAGTTACCCCCAGGCCAGTATCGGCCGGGTCATCGTCGCGCCATCGGCTCGCGGTGCGGGCGTTGCCAAGCCATTGATGCAGGAGGCCATTGCTATAGCCAAACAGGCTTGGCCTGAGCAGGGAATACAGATTGGTGCGCAGGAATACCTTAAGGGCTTCTATCAAGGAGTGGGCTTTCGAACCGTGTCTGAGGTCTATCTGGAAGATGGTATTCCCCATCTCGACATGTTGCTGGATGCCTGA
- a CDS encoding type III PLP-dependent enzyme, producing MSQFQAIDVNEYYDQATFERIKAFAQDKPTPFVVIDTKIIAKQYDDMVHNFPYASIYYAVKANPAKEVLTLLRDRGANFDIASIYELDMVSDIGVTPDRVSYGNTIKKRKDVRAFYERGVRMYASDSEADLRMIAEEAPGSRVYVRILTEGTHTADWPLSRKFGCQNEMAFELLVLAKTLGLEPYGISFHVGSQQRDIGAWDSAIAKVKSIFERLREEHGIELKMINLGGGFPANYLDKTNELGTYAEQITHFLKEDFGDQLPQIILEPGRSLLSNAGVLVSEVVLISKKSQTALERWVFTDVGKFSGLIETMDEAIKFPIYTERQGELDRCVIAGPTCDSADIMYEHYSYGLPLDLAIGDRMYWLTAGAYTTTYSAVCFNGFPPLKDYYL from the coding sequence ATGAGCCAATTTCAAGCGATTGATGTTAATGAGTATTATGACCAAGCTACCTTTGAGCGTATCAAGGCGTTTGCTCAGGATAAACCGACACCTTTCGTGGTGATTGACACTAAAATCATTGCAAAACAATATGATGACATGGTGCATAACTTTCCTTATGCCAGTATCTACTATGCCGTCAAGGCTAACCCGGCCAAGGAGGTATTGACCCTGCTGCGTGACCGCGGCGCTAATTTCGATATCGCCTCTATCTATGAGCTGGATATGGTGAGCGACATCGGCGTGACGCCTGACAGGGTCAGCTATGGCAATACCATCAAGAAGCGTAAAGATGTGCGCGCCTTCTATGAGCGTGGCGTGCGCATGTACGCCTCTGATTCCGAAGCCGATCTGCGTATGATTGCCGAGGAAGCCCCCGGTTCTCGCGTCTATGTGCGCATCCTAACCGAAGGCACCCACACGGCTGACTGGCCCCTGTCGCGTAAGTTCGGCTGCCAGAATGAGATGGCCTTCGAGCTGCTGGTGCTGGCCAAGACGCTGGGGCTGGAACCCTATGGCATCTCATTTCATGTGGGCTCACAGCAGCGCGACATAGGCGCCTGGGACTCAGCCATCGCCAAGGTGAAGAGTATCTTCGAGCGTCTGCGTGAAGAGCATGGCATAGAGCTGAAGATGATCAACCTGGGTGGCGGTTTCCCGGCGAACTATCTGGACAAGACTAACGAGCTGGGCACCTACGCCGAGCAGATCACCCACTTTCTCAAGGAGGACTTTGGCGATCAGCTGCCGCAGATCATCCTTGAGCCTGGCCGTTCGCTACTTTCTAATGCCGGCGTGCTGGTGTCTGAGGTGGTGCTGATCAGCAAGAAGTCGCAGACGGCATTGGAGCGCTGGGTATTTACCGACGTGGGTAAGTTCTCTGGCCTGATCGAGACCATGGATGAGGCGATCAAATTCCCCATCTATACCGAGCGTCAGGGTGAGTTGGATCGCTGCGTGATCGCCGGCCCGACCTGTGACAGTGCCGACATCATGTATGAGCACTACAGCTACGGCCTGCCGCTGGATCTGGCTATAGGCGATCGCATGTACTGGCTAACGGCCGGCGCCTATACCACCACCTACTCGGCGGTCTGCTTCAACGGCTTCCCGCCGCTGAAGGATTACTATCTGTAG
- a CDS encoding mechanosensitive ion channel family protein yields MNENGLEQELAQLQNVYNLLTEFLVKYSFQLVGALLIFLLGLWVANKISNLVAKQFEKHEIDITLSNFVSNLVRILIIVMVGVIALGKLGISITPMVAAIGAASLGAGLALQGMLSNYAAGVTIIVTRPFVVGNTIEIQGVSGVVKSIHLGLTLLTNEEGEVISIPNKHIVGEILHNSFSDKLVEIRFNISYASDANQVLAIAQQVLDANEEVNQERAPQIGINGFNSIGLEIGLRYWVPTNRYYQNKYQVNLELINALRQADIEIPCPVREIHIER; encoded by the coding sequence ATGAACGAAAATGGTCTGGAGCAGGAGCTGGCGCAACTGCAAAATGTCTACAACCTGTTGACCGAGTTTCTGGTGAAGTACAGCTTCCAGCTGGTCGGCGCCCTACTGATCTTCCTGTTGGGCCTCTGGGTCGCCAACAAGATCTCCAACCTGGTGGCCAAGCAGTTTGAGAAGCATGAGATAGACATCACCCTGAGCAACTTCGTCTCCAATCTGGTGCGCATTCTCATCATAGTCATGGTAGGGGTTATCGCCCTGGGCAAGCTCGGGATCAGCATCACGCCTATGGTCGCGGCTATCGGTGCGGCCTCTCTGGGCGCCGGCCTGGCGCTACAGGGGATGCTCTCTAACTACGCGGCGGGCGTCACCATAATCGTTACCCGCCCCTTCGTGGTGGGCAACACCATAGAGATCCAAGGGGTCAGCGGCGTGGTCAAGAGTATCCACCTGGGACTGACCCTGCTCACCAACGAGGAAGGCGAGGTGATCAGCATCCCCAACAAACATATCGTCGGCGAGATCCTGCACAACTCCTTCAGCGACAAGCTGGTCGAGATACGCTTCAACATCAGCTACGCCAGCGATGCCAACCAGGTGCTGGCCATCGCCCAACAGGTGCTGGATGCCAACGAAGAGGTAAATCAGGAGCGTGCCCCTCAGATAGGGATCAACGGCTTCAACAGTATTGGCTTAGAGATAGGCCTGCGTTACTGGGTGCCCACCAATCGCTACTATCAGAATAAATACCAGGTCAACCTTGAGCTGATCAACGCGCTGCGCCAGGCCGACATAGAGATCCCTTGCCCGGTACGCGAAATTCATATCGAGCGCTAG
- the udp gene encoding uridine phosphorylase produces MSDVFHLGLTKEMLDGATLAIVPGDPERVKRIAELMDNPTFLASHREYTSYLAYIDGKPLVVCSTGIGGPSTSIAVEELAQLGIDTFLRVGTTGAIQPQVNVGDVIVTQASVRLDGASLHFAPMEFPAVANFECTTAMVAASREAGLEPHIGITASSDTFYPGQERYDTVTGRVTRRFAGSMKEWQDMGVLNYEMESSTLFTMCATQGWRAACVAGVIVNRTQQEIPDEATMKQTETSAVSIVVAAAKKLLA; encoded by the coding sequence ATGTCAGATGTATTTCATTTAGGCCTGACGAAAGAGATGTTAGATGGTGCAACACTTGCTATCGTTCCGGGCGACCCAGAGCGTGTGAAACGTATTGCCGAGTTGATGGACAATCCAACATTCCTGGCCAGTCACCGCGAATACACCAGCTACCTTGCCTATATCGATGGTAAGCCGCTGGTGGTCTGCTCTACCGGTATCGGTGGTCCATCGACCTCTATCGCCGTGGAAGAGCTGGCTCAGCTGGGTATCGACACCTTCTTGCGCGTCGGCACCACAGGCGCTATTCAGCCACAGGTTAACGTGGGTGATGTGATCGTGACTCAGGCGTCAGTGCGTCTAGACGGTGCGAGTCTGCACTTTGCACCTATGGAGTTCCCAGCCGTGGCGAACTTCGAATGTACAACCGCCATGGTGGCGGCGAGCCGTGAAGCGGGTCTTGAGCCTCATATCGGTATCACAGCTTCGTCAGATACTTTCTACCCAGGTCAAGAGCGTTACGATACCGTGACGGGTCGTGTGACTCGTCGTTTTGCCGGTTCGATGAAAGAGTGGCAGGACATGGGCGTACTCAACTATGAGATGGAGTCATCGACTCTGTTTACCATGTGTGCGACTCAAGGTTGGCGCGCGGCTTGTGTGGCCGGTGTGATCGTTAACCGTACTCAGCAGGAGATCCCTGATGAGGCGACCATGAAGCAGACCGAAACCAGTGCCGTGTCTATCGTGGTAGCGGCGGCGAAGAAACTGCTGGCTTAA
- a CDS encoding SPFH domain-containing protein, translated as MIADINTDLIVLGIWGLIFAIFIIKLFQSIRLVPTKSAYIVERLGKYHTTLDAGFHALVPFIDKVAYVHDLKEETIDVPPQECFSSDEVNVEVDGVIYISVVDPVKASYGVTDYRYAAIQLAQTTTRSVIGTLDLDRTFEERDVISAKVVEVLDQAGATWGIRVHRYEIKNIAPPETVKNAMEMQVNAERERRALLAKSEGDKQSKINRSEGVKAEMINRSEGEMQKRINEAEGKAEEILTIAKATAESIERMAQVVSAPGGKNVVRMQLGAQYLKQFDGLTNSANKIVLPGNMMDFDHWMDSIGLEESKD; from the coding sequence ATGATCGCAGATATCAACACAGATTTAATCGTACTGGGCATTTGGGGACTGATCTTTGCCATCTTCATCATCAAGCTGTTTCAGTCGATTCGCCTGGTACCTACCAAGTCGGCCTATATCGTCGAGCGTCTGGGTAAGTATCACACCACCTTGGATGCCGGTTTCCATGCCCTGGTGCCTTTCATCGACAAGGTGGCCTATGTGCATGACCTGAAAGAGGAAACCATCGATGTGCCGCCTCAGGAGTGTTTCTCCAGCGATGAGGTGAACGTCGAGGTAGATGGGGTTATCTATATCTCTGTGGTGGATCCTGTGAAGGCCAGCTATGGGGTGACCGACTATCGTTACGCGGCCATTCAACTGGCGCAGACCACCACTCGCTCTGTGATTGGTACTTTGGATCTCGACCGCACCTTCGAGGAGCGTGACGTGATCAGCGCCAAGGTGGTAGAGGTGCTGGATCAGGCCGGGGCCACCTGGGGGATCCGGGTACACAGATATGAGATCAAAAACATAGCACCACCCGAGACGGTGAAGAACGCCATGGAGATGCAGGTGAACGCCGAGCGTGAACGTCGCGCCCTGCTGGCCAAGAGCGAGGGTGACAAGCAGAGCAAGATCAATCGCTCCGAAGGGGTCAAGGCGGAGATGATCAACCGCTCAGAGGGTGAGATGCAGAAGCGGATCAACGAGGCTGAGGGTAAGGCCGAGGAGATCCTCACCATCGCCAAGGCGACTGCCGAGTCTATCGAGCGCATGGCCCAGGTGGTGTCGGCGCCAGGCGGAAAGAACGTGGTGCGCATGCAGCTTGGTGCCCAGTACCTTAAGCAGTTCGATGGCCTGACCAACAGCGCCAATAAGATAGTGCTGCCGGGTAATATGATGGACTTCGATCACTGGATGGACAGCATAGGGCTGGAAGAGAGCAAGGACTAA
- the nosR gene encoding transcriptional regulator NosR produces MLAAPSYALFVSPPKDPLPILRELFPEATRISDKQGEPALWTIYKDQQILGYGFETNDIARIPAYSGEPVNILVAIDPEGKYLGAKVLEHHEPIILAGIPESKLWKFAEQYTGLSVKDRLKVGGNEKEGIVAIDGLSGATVTVMVMNVAITKAATQAAIALGIIEQQADQIQPISTIKQELFTSANWTELTGDGSIRKLYLTRGAVDDAFAGTAAEEVDKASDDEKQEMFAEIYYTLADIPTIGKNLFGEADYQWLMQTLQPGEHLVAVMGNGYSFKGSGYVRGGIFDRIQVHQKDNAISFRDLDHNRISDLYIQGAPKFNEMSVFRIAQHHEFDPGSSWQFELLVRRQTGPIDSIFTSFKGQYDPLDKYVDTPAAIVPEPELTMVQQIWHDRQLEVVLLLILMGVLLLILFFQDILVRHPSFMHRLRHGFLVVTVVVIGWSWGGQLSVVNVFTFLHALMKDFSWDLFLLDPIIFILWCAAAVTMLLWGRAVYCGWLCPFGALQELVNVMGRYFKLPQVELPFAVHERLWAIKYLILLALFGLSLDSLAMAEQFAEIEPFKTTFLLKFDREWPFILWALLMIFSSLFNRKTFCRYLCPLGAALSVSNSVRLFDWLKRRPECGTPCKTCAKECEIQAIHPNGVINMRECHYCLDCQVTYFNEEKCPPLKKLARKRQQYKDQEIPTVTAV; encoded by the coding sequence ATGCTGGCTGCGCCCAGCTATGCCCTGTTCGTCAGCCCGCCCAAAGATCCCCTACCCATTCTGCGTGAGCTGTTCCCGGAGGCGACACGCATCTCAGACAAACAGGGCGAGCCTGCCCTGTGGACCATCTACAAAGATCAGCAGATCCTGGGCTATGGCTTCGAGACCAATGATATCGCCCGCATCCCGGCCTATTCTGGCGAGCCGGTCAATATCCTGGTGGCCATCGACCCAGAGGGTAAATACCTGGGTGCCAAGGTGCTCGAGCACCACGAACCCATCATCCTGGCGGGGATCCCAGAGAGCAAGCTGTGGAAGTTTGCCGAGCAATATACCGGGCTGTCGGTCAAAGACAGGCTCAAGGTGGGCGGCAACGAGAAGGAGGGCATAGTCGCCATCGACGGCCTCTCGGGCGCAACCGTGACCGTCATGGTGATGAACGTCGCCATCACCAAGGCCGCTACCCAGGCCGCCATCGCACTCGGGATCATCGAGCAGCAGGCCGACCAGATCCAGCCAATCTCCACCATCAAGCAGGAACTCTTCACCTCGGCCAACTGGACCGAGCTGACCGGCGACGGCTCGATTCGCAAACTCTACCTGACCCGCGGCGCCGTCGATGACGCCTTCGCAGGCACCGCCGCCGAGGAGGTCGACAAGGCCAGCGACGATGAGAAGCAGGAGATGTTTGCCGAGATCTACTACACCCTGGCGGACATCCCTACCATAGGCAAGAACCTCTTCGGCGAGGCCGACTATCAGTGGCTGATGCAGACGCTGCAGCCCGGCGAGCACCTGGTGGCCGTCATGGGCAATGGCTACTCCTTTAAGGGCTCTGGCTATGTGCGTGGCGGCATCTTCGATCGCATCCAGGTGCACCAGAAAGATAACGCCATCTCCTTCAGGGATCTGGACCACAACCGCATCAGCGATCTCTACATCCAGGGCGCCCCCAAATTTAACGAGATGTCAGTGTTTCGCATCGCCCAGCACCACGAGTTCGACCCAGGTAGCAGCTGGCAGTTTGAACTACTGGTGCGCCGCCAGACCGGTCCTATCGACAGCATCTTCACCAGCTTCAAGGGGCAGTACGACCCGCTGGACAAGTATGTCGACACTCCAGCGGCCATAGTACCCGAGCCGGAGCTCACCATGGTGCAGCAGATCTGGCACGACAGACAGCTGGAGGTGGTGCTACTGCTGATCCTCATGGGTGTCTTGCTGCTGATCCTCTTCTTCCAGGATATTCTGGTGCGCCACCCTAGCTTCATGCATCGCCTGCGTCACGGCTTCCTGGTGGTTACCGTGGTGGTGATCGGCTGGAGCTGGGGCGGACAACTCTCTGTGGTCAACGTGTTTACCTTCCTGCACGCCCTGATGAAAGATTTCTCCTGGGATCTCTTCCTGCTCGATCCCATCATCTTCATCCTCTGGTGCGCCGCCGCGGTGACCATGCTGCTGTGGGGGCGCGCCGTCTACTGCGGCTGGCTCTGCCCCTTCGGCGCCCTGCAGGAGCTGGTCAATGTCATGGGCCGCTACTTCAAGCTGCCGCAGGTCGAGCTGCCCTTCGCCGTACATGAGCGCCTGTGGGCCATCAAGTACCTGATCCTGCTGGCGCTGTTTGGCCTATCGCTAGACTCACTGGCCATGGCGGAGCAATTTGCCGAAATAGAACCCTTCAAGACCACCTTCTTGCTCAAGTTCGATCGCGAGTGGCCCTTCATTCTCTGGGCGCTGCTGATGATCTTCTCCAGCCTGTTTAATCGCAAGACCTTCTGCCGCTATCTCTGCCCGCTGGGCGCGGCCTTGTCGGTGAGCAACAGCGTGCGTCTGTTTGACTGGCTCAAGCGCCGCCCCGAGTGTGGCACCCCCTGTAAGACCTGTGCCAAGGAGTGCGAGATCCAGGCGATTCATCCCAACGGGGTGATCAACATGCGCGAGTGCCACTACTGCCTCGACTGTCAGGTGACCTATTTCAACGAAGAGAAGTGCCCACCGCTGAAAAAACTGGCGCGCAAACGCCAGCAATACAAAGACCAAGAGATCCCAACGGTCACCGCCGTATAG
- a CDS encoding SPFH domain-containing protein, producing MFEFTIFILFVFFILYNLLLIVPMREVHVIERLGKFRVVLQPGFHFLIPFFDRVAYRHDTREQVLDVPPQSCISKDNTQLEVDGLVYLKVMDGKLASYGIEDYRRAAVNLAQTTMRSEIGKLSLSETFSERDSLNESIVREIDKASDPWGIKVLRYEIKNITPSHKVIHTLEKQMEAERSKRAEITLANAEKAAMINLSEGERQEAINLSEGEKQKRINEAKGTAQEIAIVARAKAEAMTMVSEALALEGGNEAMNMQLKEQFITQLGKILNEADISVVPAEMAKLEGFFEGMEQVTQSVGQVKGGRA from the coding sequence ATGTTCGAATTTACCATTTTTATACTCTTCGTTTTCTTTATTCTTTATAACTTATTGCTGATCGTTCCTATGCGCGAGGTACACGTTATCGAGCGTCTGGGTAAGTTTAGGGTGGTGTTGCAGCCAGGTTTTCACTTTTTAATTCCCTTCTTCGACCGCGTAGCCTATCGCCACGACACCCGCGAGCAGGTGCTGGATGTGCCGCCACAGAGCTGTATCTCGAAGGATAACACTCAGTTGGAGGTCGACGGCCTGGTCTACCTCAAGGTGATGGATGGCAAGCTGGCCAGCTATGGTATCGAAGACTATCGCCGCGCCGCGGTGAACCTGGCACAGACCACAATGCGCTCCGAGATAGGTAAGCTGAGTCTGAGCGAGACCTTCTCCGAGCGAGACAGCCTCAACGAGTCTATCGTGCGTGAGATCGATAAGGCGTCTGATCCTTGGGGAATCAAGGTGCTCAGGTACGAGATCAAGAACATTACCCCGTCTCACAAGGTGATCCACACCCTGGAGAAGCAGATGGAGGCCGAGCGTAGCAAGCGCGCCGAGATCACTTTGGCCAATGCCGAGAAGGCGGCGATGATCAACCTCTCCGAGGGGGAGCGCCAGGAGGCAATTAACCTGTCGGAAGGTGAGAAGCAGAAACGGATCAACGAGGCCAAGGGGACGGCCCAGGAGATCGCCATCGTCGCCCGCGCCAAGGCGGAAGCCATGACCATGGTTTCAGAGGCCTTGGCGCTGGAGGGCGGTAATGAGGCGATGAACATGCAGCTCAAGGAGCAGTTCATCACCCAGTTGGGTAAGATACTCAACGAAGCCGATATTTCAGTGGTGCCGGCCGAGATGGCCAAGTTGGAAGGATTCTTTGAGGGCATGGAGCAGGTGACTCAGAGTGTGGGTCAGGTAAAAGGAGGTCGCGCATGA
- a CDS encoding radical SAM protein: MINYIEPLFRPPSEWKSLILQVTNGCSWNRCHFCDMYTAPQKQFRAQKIDKIAEDIQRVAQRNLPISRIFLADGDAMSLPFNRLEAICLLIREHLPQVTRISSYCLPRNLNNKTDAQLARLRELGLSLLYVGCESGDDEVLARIEKGETFDSSLLALQRIRAAGIKSSVMILNGLGGVELSRQHALNSARLMNEAQPDYLSTLVVTLPLGKARMDAGFDGDFKLPDQHGLLSEMQLLLGELELEKTIFRSDHASNYLVLKGILGRDKQSLLIQVEQAIQGLVPLRQEWQRGL; encoded by the coding sequence ATGATTAATTATATCGAGCCGTTATTTCGGCCGCCTTCCGAGTGGAAGTCCCTCATACTCCAGGTAACCAATGGTTGTAGCTGGAATCGCTGCCACTTCTGCGACATGTATACCGCGCCGCAGAAGCAATTTCGTGCACAAAAAATAGATAAAATTGCAGAGGATATTCAACGGGTCGCCCAGCGAAACCTGCCGATCTCACGGATATTCCTCGCCGATGGCGATGCCATGAGCCTGCCCTTTAATCGTTTGGAGGCTATCTGTCTGTTGATCCGTGAGCATCTGCCCCAGGTGACCCGCATCAGCAGCTACTGTCTGCCGCGCAATCTCAATAATAAGACGGATGCGCAGCTTGCCCGGCTCAGAGAGCTGGGGCTAAGCCTGCTGTATGTGGGCTGTGAGAGTGGGGACGATGAGGTGCTGGCCCGTATCGAGAAGGGCGAGACCTTCGACTCCTCGCTGCTGGCCTTGCAGCGCATACGCGCCGCCGGCATCAAGTCCTCAGTGATGATACTCAATGGTCTGGGGGGCGTGGAGCTGTCGAGGCAACACGCGCTCAACTCGGCGCGCCTGATGAATGAGGCGCAGCCCGACTATCTGTCGACCCTGGTGGTGACTCTACCCCTTGGGAAGGCGCGAATGGACGCCGGGTTCGACGGTGATTTTAAACTGCCGGATCAGCATGGCCTGCTGAGCGAGATGCAGCTGCTGCTGGGTGAACTCGAGCTGGAGAAGACCATATTCAGGTCAGATCACGCCTCTAACTATCTGGTGCTCAAGGGGATACTGGGTCGTGACAAGCAGAGCCTGTTGATCCAGGTCGAGCAGGCTATTCAGGGATTGGTGCCCCTGCGCCAGGAGTGGCAGCGAGGCCTCTAG
- a CDS encoding NfeD family protein, whose product MEFSNPIFIWIAVGLVLMLAEIILPGGIVIFLGAACLVVAGALTLGWVEGFVQALTLWFIAAIVLLLAFRQVTQRLVGGDSHVDNTDEEFDLYNQVAVVKAVIGPAQQQGRVEFQGSEWPALGDGSEIPIGARVRVICRENIALVVEPLTEQA is encoded by the coding sequence ATGGAGTTTTCTAATCCTATCTTTATCTGGATTGCCGTCGGTTTAGTCTTGATGTTAGCCGAGATCATTCTGCCTGGCGGTATCGTTATTTTCCTGGGCGCCGCCTGTTTGGTGGTGGCGGGCGCATTGACCCTAGGTTGGGTCGAAGGCTTTGTGCAGGCCCTGACGCTCTGGTTCATCGCCGCTATCGTCTTGTTGCTGGCTTTTCGTCAGGTGACACAGCGCTTGGTGGGTGGTGATTCCCATGTGGATAATACCGATGAGGAGTTTGACCTTTATAACCAAGTTGCCGTCGTCAAGGCGGTGATCGGCCCGGCACAGCAGCAGGGACGCGTCGAGTTTCAGGGAAGCGAATGGCCAGCACTGGGTGATGGCAGCGAGATCCCCATCGGCGCGCGCGTCAGAGTGATCTGCCGCGAGAATATTGCCCTGGTCGTTGAACCTTTGACAGAGCAGGCATAG
- a CDS encoding ion channel protein Tsx: MNRKWLLLALVAAQPALADDMIQWWDFSATALYGDKYDLAPSERQTTITLETAGGWKYGDWFAFQDFIYFNGNNGGKDRTTYGEISPRFSASKILGKPVGVGAITDVSLALTYEEGEGPVKSFLYGVGLDFKIPYFSYFQLNTYRRDAISTGNLSDGWQLTPVFRMDFPVGHSNIVFDGFIDWVFSADNTGYEENFHFNPQVKYDLGAAIFGAHKKDKLFVGIEYDYWKNKYGVKGIDQNTYSVIAKYHF; the protein is encoded by the coding sequence ATGAACAGGAAATGGCTTCTCCTCGCGCTAGTCGCCGCCCAGCCCGCGCTGGCCGATGATATGATTCAATGGTGGGATTTCAGTGCCACCGCCCTCTATGGCGACAAGTATGATCTGGCGCCCTCGGAGCGACAAACCACTATTACCCTAGAAACCGCCGGCGGCTGGAAGTATGGCGACTGGTTCGCCTTCCAGGACTTCATCTACTTCAATGGCAATAACGGCGGCAAAGACAGAACCACCTATGGAGAGATCTCGCCCCGCTTCAGCGCCAGCAAGATCTTAGGCAAGCCTGTGGGCGTAGGCGCCATCACAGACGTGTCACTGGCACTCACCTACGAAGAGGGCGAAGGCCCGGTGAAGAGCTTCCTCTATGGTGTGGGTCTCGACTTCAAGATCCCTTATTTCAGCTACTTCCAGCTAAACACCTATCGCCGCGATGCCATCAGCACCGGCAACCTGAGCGATGGCTGGCAGCTGACCCCAGTCTTTCGTATGGACTTCCCGGTAGGCCACTCGAACATCGTCTTCGACGGCTTTATCGACTGGGTATTCTCGGCCGACAACACTGGCTATGAAGAGAACTTCCACTTCAACCCTCAGGTTAAGTATGACCTGGGGGCGGCCATCTTCGGCGCCCACAAGAAAGATAAGCTGTTCGTCGGTATCGAATACGATTACTGGAAGAACAAGTATGGTGTTAAGGGCATAGATCAGAACACCTACTCGGTGATCGCCAAGTATCACTTCTAA
- a CDS encoding YdcH family protein yields MFPEYRDLISELKSKDAHFLKMFNKHNELDDEIKELEQHAASDFTPEVKVLKQQKLHIKEELHQILKSHDK; encoded by the coding sequence ATGTTTCCAGAATACAGAGACCTGATCAGCGAACTAAAATCAAAAGACGCGCATTTTCTTAAGATGTTTAACAAACACAACGAACTCGACGACGAGATTAAAGAGCTAGAGCAACATGCGGCCAGCGATTTCACCCCAGAGGTCAAGGTACTCAAACAGCAGAAACTGCATATCAAAGAGGAACTGCATCAGATCCTCAAGTCCCACGACAAATAG
- a CDS encoding c-type cytochrome — MKKIALIAFASLMSLTAHAGDIEAGKAKSMLCAACHGADGISLAPIYPNLKGQKAQYIEKQLKAFKEGTRQDPVMAPMAMPLTDEDIANLAAYYESLK; from the coding sequence ATGAAAAAGATTGCCCTCATCGCTTTTGCAAGCCTAATGTCTCTGACGGCCCACGCCGGTGATATCGAAGCCGGTAAAGCCAAATCTATGCTTTGTGCCGCCTGCCACGGTGCCGACGGTATCTCTCTGGCGCCCATCTACCCTAACCTCAAAGGCCAGAAGGCTCAATACATTGAGAAACAACTGAAAGCCTTCAAGGAAGGTACACGTCAAGACCCAGTGATGGCGCCTATGGCCATGCCACTGACCGACGAAGATATTGCCAACCTAGCCGCCTATTACGAGAGCCTCAAGTAA